Part of the Odocoileus virginianus isolate 20LAN1187 ecotype Illinois chromosome 9, Ovbor_1.2, whole genome shotgun sequence genome, TCTCCTTTGCTCCTACCCTAGGCCTACCTCCTCATTGAGGAGGACATCCGGGACCTCGCTGCCAGCGATGACTACAGGTAAAACCATTAGtctctgctctcccctccccactgggatGAGCTTGGACCTACATCCTCCCTTGCTTCAACACTCCTCCTCAATGTCTGTTCTAGAGGATGCCTGGACCTGAAGTTAGAGGAGCTGAAATCCTTTGTCCTGCCCTCCTGGATGGTTGAGAAGATGCGGAAGTACATGGAGACACTCCGGACAGAGAATGAGCATCGTGCTGTCGAAGCGCCTCCACAGACCTGAAACCAGGTCCCCTGGTTACACTTGGCAGCCCTCCTCCAAGGCCCTTGTACCCACATGGCTGAGGCCACTGCTGGGACTGCTCCTAGATGGATCTCAGCAGCATTAAGCTATGCCTGGTCTAGTTTGTAGTGACTCACTGCAGAGCGCCCCCAGACTGGCATGTGGTTCTATATTTGTAAAGTTATTGGGATAAGAAGCAATTAAACAGTTTGTAATAAACACAGATGGTGAGCCTGCTGTGAGGTCTGCAAGTGGGGGCTGACAAAATATCAAGGGCTCTATAGGAAGTGGGTGTAGGAAAAAAGGACCAGGCACCCTCACCACAGCAAGCCCAGTGACCCGCGAATATCTGCTTTGTGAGATGAAGCTGGGGACACCATGGATtttgccagtcttccctgtccctctgtttctgtttcctcaccCAACTAAAGCGTGGAATAGCAGAATGTGATGGCTGGCACCATGGGAGGTTGATgacaaatcagaagaaaaatgtaaGGTGGCttttattacccccattttataggtTAAAACTAAATTTTGTGCCCAGGGTAACGCAGCAAACTGTTGGAGAGGCAGCCAATGAAGCTGTTTTCCAATAAGGACTCTCTCACTCTAACCATCAGCTTCTAGTTTTTTCCCTCACCTGAGTGTTCAGACACCTAAGGCCCCAACCAAAGTGCCTAGGACATTAATAACAGGTGGAGGAGCTGGGGTTTCCGGTTTTAGGGACgagtgtggcttcccaggtggcatacaggtaaagaatcctcctgccaatgcagtagacagcAAGAGACACTGCTTTGATCCTTGaattgggaaaatccccaggagtaggaaatggaaacatactccagtattgcctggaaagttccatggacagaggagcctggcaggctacagtccgtggggtcgcagagttaggACTGAGAAGCGCGCACACAAACAAGATTGGAGACCCTCGGTAGTGGAGTGCCGGGTGTTGCCGACTGTAGCCAAGTATTTGACCTACAGGGATTCATCCCACGTGGACGTCTTCTAGGCCCTTTAATGGTCGGCGTTTTCCAGAGGCGGCCAATCCATTATAGGTTCGTTAATCAATGACAGCGTCTTCTGCCAATCGCCAGTGAGAAGCCCGATTCTGTCGCCCAATAGTAGTACGCTGGTAGGTGGGTCTAGCGGTTGCGCGGTGACATAGCACTCTGGAGTGCCCCATTGGCTGGATCAAACCCAAGCGAGCCACTGATTGGTTAGCGCTGCCGAAGGGTTACAATTCAAACGCGGGCGGGCGGGCCCGCAGCACTGCAGTTGCAACTGTGAGTTCTTGCAACTGTGAGTTCCGCAGTACCGCTTATCTCCGTCTCATCGCCGCCCGGATGGCTTCCCAGAATCGCGACCCAGCCTCCGCCAGCGTCGCCGCCGCCCGTAAAGGAGCCGAGCCCAGCGGGGGTGCCGCCCGGGGCCCCGTGGGCAAGAGGTGAGTGGTGTGGAGGTAACACCCGCCGGGCCTGGCACGCCCTGCGCATTTGGGGCCGAGAAGGAAGACTTccgggcccccccccccccccccgcctcctgGAACGGGTAAGATACGGGAGTTAGAGAGACACGCCAGAAGCTCTCCTGCTCTTAAGAGACACTCCCGAAAGAGGACGGAAGGGGTAGGATcgctgccagggtcctctgtcagTGAGCCGAGATGAAGATACTCCGGCGATCCTCGGTGTTTAGGCCGGAGGGCGGCGGGGGAGCGGGGTcggggaggaagaaggggagaaatTGAGATCCGGAGAGAGACGCCAGAGAAGTAGATGGGGTTAAGAGTAAGCCAGATCCTCGAATTAGGAAGGGTGAGGGCTCAGTAGTACCCTCCTATGGAAATGGAGGTGACTGTTCCCCCAGGTGAGTCCGACTTCAGGGTGGAGGAAAGCCTCCGTGACAGCTGCCCCAGAGACTGGGATGGGAGGAGGTACCGGGAGTCCTGGCCCATCCAGACCCCCAGGTGACTCCAAGTACTCTTTTTGCAGGCTGCAACAGGAGCTGATGACTCTCATGGTGAGTGACTGGTGCCCAGATCCCCAACCAACTGGTCTACCCTCCCACCTCCTGTCACTTATCAGTGGCTTCCTTTCCTACATCAGGCTCTTTGGTAGTCGTGGGGATAAAAAGATGAGTCCACCTTTCTCTCTTCTGGAAAGAAGTTAATCCACCCCACCTACACACCTTTTCTTCTGCAATCTCTACTCCCCAGTACCATCCCCCCACAGTGAAGCTGTACCTAAAATACAGCTCTTGTACAAGGCCCTCTCCCTGTCCTGCCTGGCCCTACTTCCCTGCCCTAAGGTTTgaaacaagtgaaagtgttagtagctcagtggtgtccccctctttgcaaccccatgtactgtagcctggtagtctcctctgtccagggaattctccaggcaagaatactggagtgggtagccatttccttctccaggggatcttcccacattgtgggcagattctttaccccctgagccaccagggaagccctcaggttTATCCACACCTGTCTCTCCATCCTTCTTAATATTCCTAATCCTGTCATACTTTGGAACACTTCCTTCCTGGACTATGTTTTCTACATTAACCCTAGATACTCAACTCACATCCTTCAATGACCATATTGTTCCTCTTCCCAGTCTGTGAATAGCTTCTGGGCTTCATCTATAACCAGCACTCAATAGCAtgttgagggaattccctggtggtccagtggttaggactcaaagCTTTCACTGCCTTggaccaggttccatccctggtcagggaacgaagatcccacaagccaaagaacagccaaataaaatagcATGTTGAACTGAATTCCCACAGCATTAAAGGTACAGAGCTGCCTTCTGCTTCCCTACATAACATCTCCTTTCTTAGCCTGGCGATGAAACTCCACAATCCCAGTACTCCCCTCAGGAAAGCATTTCGGTTTGGCCAGGTTGCTTTTATTTTGGATCAAAATGTGAGGTTAAGAGAAAGGGGTTCACTGACTGGCCCCCCCCCAGGAGCGaactcttccagcccagcatgtgTTGTGTTTGCTCCCCAGATGTCTGGCGATAAAGGAATTTCTGCCTTCCCTGAGTCGGACAACCTCTTCAAATGGGTGGGGACCATCCATGGAGCCGCTGGCACAGTAAGtgcagggttgggggaggtgAGTGTGACTCAGCTGAGtctggggagaggtgggaggtgaAATCCAAGTGCCAGGTCTGCTTCACCTTTTGCCCGGCAGGACACTCCCCTGTGTCTGCTGGGGTGCCCTGAGCCTGTGGCCCTGGTCTCCCGGACTACAGTGAGAGGCTGGGTGTAAGGCAGCGCTCTCCATCTGAGATGGCTTACAGAGGACCAGACAGCAAAGACAATTGAGCACTTAGGCTGGTGGGCCTTAGACCAAAGGATCACTGAGGACCCCACCAGATACGAGAGAAAGCACCAGACTAGTTTCATGCTTCGTCTTTTGTCGAGTCTCAGATGAACTTAGGGGTCCTGGCAAGTCCCTTATGTGGGGCTTGGGCTGGGAACTGAGGCTCGGGGCGGGAGGGTTACCCTGCGAATCTCTTTCTCCAGGTATATGAAGACCTGAGGTATAAACTGTCCCTGGAGTTCCCCAGTGGCTACCCTTACAACGCGCCCACGGTGAAGTTCCTCACACCCTGCTATCATCCCAATGTGGACACCCAGGGTAACATCTGCCTGGACATCCTGAAAGACAAGTGGTCCGCCCTGTATGATGTCAGGACCATCCTGCTCTCCATCCAGAGTCTGCTCGGAGGTGACTGCCCAGGCCGGCCCCTCCCCCAGAACCTGGGGACCTGTCAGGACTCCCCTGGGCTGCCTCTCCTAGCCACACCTGATCCTTCTTTTCCTCCACCCACAGAGCCCAACATTGATAGCCCTTTGAACACACATGCCGCCGAGCTCTGGAAAAACCCCACAGGTGGGTCCTTCATCCTGAGGGCACCGGACTATCCCTTCCCAACCTTCAGAAGCTCCTTCAAACAACAGGAGGACTCCAGTGACTTGAGAATGTGTCCTGATGTCTTAAGGGGGCCAGGCAGGGAGTGGCAGGgtggggggccggggagggggtaACCCACTTCCACCTCTTCCTTGATGTGTCTGGTTCTCCTATTTgctataaaatcagaaaaaccaACCCATTCCACATTAATGGAGCTTGGGGAGATTTTCAGTAGAAGGCAAAGCTTTGTGCAAATGTCTCTCAGGGCCCCTAGTtgcctcccctgtccctgggagcaGAGCTACCCTCTAGAAGCAGAGTCCATCCAGGAGACCTGTCTGGGTGACCAGCAGAGGGTCAAACTGTTGTGCTGGGAaacccctcccagctccccaaaCTCCTCCCACGTGTGTATTCTTGCTGCTGTCTTGCCCACCTTACCCCTGCCCCCATCACTCACCGAGACCTGCCTGTTCTCTTCCAGCCTTTAAGAAGTACCTGCAAGAAACCTACTCAAAGCAAGTCTCCAGCCAAGACCCCTGACCTGGGATGTCCAGCTCTCcttgtgttgtcttttttttcttttttttccttaggcgGTCTGTCCATGCCTCGATTTCTGTACAGGACTCTGTCTTATCTGTggtgtcatttttgttttgtttctgttttttaaattaagtgtGGTTAAACCCTTGTgatgaatatattaaataaatacattttggggTTTTTATAGCAAGTTGCTGTTTTGTCATTACCCAAGGGTTGGAAGTGCCCAGGGTTAGCAGAGATCAGGTTTAGGGTTTGGGTTCTCTGCTCCACAGCCCAGGGAGTAGAAACAGCTGATAGGCTGTAGGGCTGAGCAAGGGAGTGACAGGATTCCCTCCCTTGCAACCTGAGTTATTTTATGATTCtgcatctgtttcctcatctataaaacgggTATCACAAAATGCTAGTttctgggagttccctggcagtctagtggtgaGGAGTCAACGCTTTCACTACTGCAGCCCAGGTCCAATGCCTGGGAATAGATCCCAGAAGCCACACAGCGtggcaataaataaatactaatttaaaaaagaaaagcacctccaactaataaaaattaaaaaaaaaaaaaaattaaaaaaaaaaaaattaaaaaaaaaaaatattttcactgatttagacatataaatattattcaaagatgaacaacaataatgttatatcttgatattttttcttttcttgtataatAGCTTTCTCTGGAATTAAATAATTGCATTGccctttcaaaaaaataaaaaaaataaaaaaaataataaaaaagaaaagcaaaatgctgATCCTATGGAGTGGTGACACAGACCAGGAATACAGGTGTTGTCCCAGTTATGTTGCAGATGAAGCTGAGCCAGATCTTAAGACTGAAACAGAttacagtgtgtatgtgtgtgttggaggggaTTGGAAAGAGGACCAGACACCCACTTTATGACAGTAGATTTTTTTGACCCTGAAGAAGGAGCAAGAGGACATTCAGGTGACCCTACAGCCGGCCCAGGCTCTCAGGAGGCAGCCAGGGGAAGTTTTCTGGATCGAGGTTGCAAGTCACCCCCTGCCCCAGGTCCTCCACTGATGGCTCCATCTCCACTGGGGCACATTCACCTGCTCCATCTCCCAGCATTTCCTCTGCTGTACCACTGGTCCAGACCCCCAGGCCCTTGGGCCATCTTTCCACTGACCCACCACAGGCCTTTGGGCCCCTAGGAGGAAACCCCTGTGTTGACCAGCTGGGTCGCAGCAGGCTGAGGTGCTGGGCCCCGCCCAGGTCCCGCAGGAAGATCTCCGTGAGAAGCTCAGGTGCGCTCCAACAAGGCCCGAGTGTTGCCCTGCTCACGCAGCCTGGTCAACTGTGTCTGCAGCTGCTTGTGCAGGCCTGGGGTAGGGtaggaggaggagacagcaggAGACAATCAGGAAGGTTCTCACCCACCTTTTCCTCTTAATCCAGCTAGCCCACATCCCTGTGCCCTGACCAAGCTGTCACATGTGGAAAGAAATGTGGTTGGAACTTAGATGTCCTCTGATCAATTTCTTCATCTCAGATTGTGCTGTTGGCTCTCTTCTTGGAGCTTAAACTCCTGTTGCTCAATCTACCTGCTAGTAAACCTGCCCAGGATTTTATTCAAATACAAATTTTGATTCAGTCggtctgggtggggcctgaggCTCTGCAGTTCCAATCAGCTCCCAGGGGGTATCATTGCCATTTAGTTAAAGGTACAGAGCAGTCTTCTCATGGTGTGTTCCTTCCACTTGTCACCGGGATCTGGCTAGAAATGCAAGTTCTAGCCCCAGTAATCTGTCCAGATGATTCTGACACTCTCAAATTGAAaatcaccaaaaaaataaaaagaaaatcgccagaccaggcttccctggtggtccagtggttcagaatctgtctgccaatgcaggggacacaggttcgacccctggtccaggaagatcccatatgctacaagGCAACTGAGCTCGgtacgccacaactactgagcctacattCTATAGAGTCCGCCAGTCACAACCTCTGAGCCCACGCATGCCCTAGAGGCCATgacctgcaacaagagaagtcactgcaataaGAACTCCAcgcactgcaaccaagagtagccccgcttgctgcaactagagaaagcccgtgcgcagcaacaaagacccagtgcagccagaaataaataaaattaaaaaaaaaaaaaaatcaccaggcCGGGAGACGTCTGAGAAGAGCAGAGCTCAGAATCTGACACTGGTTCTTAAGTGCTGGCCAAGGTGGATGCGTCTTTGCCTGCCTTAGGAAGCCTCTTTATGTGCTTTCATAGATCGTGGTGTCtgacccgccccccaccccagatggTCACGTGGCCTACAAGTGTCAGTCACAGAGACCCAACTCTACATTATCATTCAGAACTAATCCCTCCAAGAAAGTAAAACTGCTTTCTTGAACACTACTAGGGCTGCTAAAAGAGGAGGGAGTCAGTCTGGGCTGCTGGTGGAGACAGCTGCAGATGGAAGAATGCCAAGCGGAGACAAATAGCTGAGCGATGACACTGAAACTCTGGCCTCCACTTCACGCCTTGGCATCCCAGTGTCACAAGTCAACAAATCTCTTTTTGGTGTAAGTTAGTTTGACCTCGGCTTCTGACACTAGAGCAGGAAGTATGAGAAGGTGGTCGTGGCTGCTAAATCGctaagtcacgcctgactcttgtgaacccatggactgtagcctgctaggctcctgtgATGATCGTCATTCACATTCATTCAGTACAGCGGTTGAGTGCCTACAAGGTAAAGACCCCAGGTTGGGGGCTGGGGATAAGGCAGGGAAGAGGACACAGTGCTGTCCTCAAGGAGAATGAAATTTAGGGAACAGACAGACAtatcagtggggcttcccaggtggctcagtggtaaagcctCCACCTgccaatccctggattgggaagatcccctggagaaggaaacagcaacccactccagtattcttgcctgggaaatcacatggacagaggagcctggcaggctacagtccatggggtcacaaaaaggcaaacacgattgagtgactgaatccGTACACAAGCAAAGGCATGTCAGTAGCAGGAATAAGTGGTGGTTAAAGTAGAACTGTGTTAGAATTCCTGATCCACTCCCATATTACCTGTACACACTTGGGAACTTAGAGCAAacctctctgtaaaatggaaataagggCATCTGTCCCAGGGGTTGTGTGGATAAATGAGACAGTGAgcagcacacagtaggcactcataGGGATGATTACTAAACTCCAGCACAGCTCCTGGCTGGAAATACCATCCAGGAAACATGAATGAGTCAGAAAGGGGAGAAGAAAACACAGAGTTGGAGAGAGAGGGCTAGAGTGATGAATAAGAGTTCAATGTTTCAAGATGATAACATTACTAAAAGGATTGACTGTATGCTGACTGTGCTAGGCTCTATTCTAAGCACTTGGTACACATTAACTAGTCCTTCCAAACctctgaaagtcgctcagtcatgtctgactctttcggaccccatggactgtacaaatgcatagaattctccaggccagaatattggagtgggtagccttctccttctctagggcatcttcccaacccagggatcaaacccagatctccaacattgcaggcggattctttaccagctgagccacgaggtaAGCCCAAAGATAAGTCTgtcattgtccccattttacagattaggataGGGAGCAGAGAGTGGTTTGTCACCAGCAATGAGGATTCAAACTCAGCCTGACCAAAGCCAAACTACCACTGCACTTAATTAGCTTCGTCCCGACTCTCACTATCCTTGAGTTGTTTCCAAAAGAGCTCTGGACGCCAGAGTGCAGCCAGTCACCGCACGGATCAAGGAAGGACGTGATGGTATCTGAGCTGGGTCTTGGTATCTTGGAGATGGCATCTGAGCTGGGCTGCAGGATTTGCCAAGGCAAAGGAAGAAGGGCAGTCCAAGGAGAGAGAACAACGTGTGCACAGGCCCGAGGGCTTAAAAGTGCACCCACCTCCAGAGCAAAAGAGAGAGGCCGGAGCCTCTCGAGGGGAGGGGCAACGGTGAGAGGAGGGGACTGAATCTGAATTTGATTCTAGAAGCAGAGGGGGCCCTGGAAGCGCCAGGCGCCGCACGGCCCCTCGGCTAAGCTGTCACGCACGCTCCATCGCGAAACTTCTGAGGGCACGGATCGCCACCTCGGGTTCCCGAGTCCCGCTGCGCTCGGACCCGAGGACGCTCAGGCGGCTCCAGCCTTGCCGGCGCCCTGGACGGTGGCCCAACCAGGCGGCCCGGGACACTCGATCCGTCCCCGTCCTCCCCTCTACTCAGGCCACGCGCTTTGCaatgtttccttttattccttccaGACACATCCCCAGACGGGGCCGCGCCTCCCTCCCGGGGCGGGGAAACTGGAGCGGCCCGGGGGGCAGTGCCGCCCACGCCCGAGGGCCGCGCGGTGTCGGTGGCTGCAAGGGCCAACTTCTTACTGCACGCCCTCCATCATCTTCAGGAACTCTGCGGGAAAGGAGACAGAGGGGCGCTCACGAGTCTCCCCGCGGCGGACGAGGCCGGGCAGCTCCGGCCTCTTAGACGTGGCGCCCGGCTATCACGGCTGCATTGCACAAactggccccgccccgccccgccccgccctcaaGGCGGAGGACGCCAGCCTGGGCGCGAAGCTGCGGGGGCTCTCGTCCCCGCGGCCCCAGACCCTCACCGTCGAAGTCAATGCGGCCGTCGTTGTTCTTGTCCCCGTCCTTCATCAGGGATTCGAGCTCCTCGTCTGTCACGTGCTCTCCGGAGGCCCGGAAAATCTCCGCCAGCTCCTCGGCGTCGATGTAGCCGTCCGCGTTCCTGCGGGCGGGTAGGGCCGGGGGGGGGAGCTCAGGGCTCGCAGGGGCGAGCCGCTCGCGCCACGCTCCCCGCCCTCTCCTgcacccctcccccgcccccccagaaCCTTCGGGCCCTGCGGGCCAGATTCAGACTGCTGGGCGCTTGGCTGCTCCCAGGGCCCCCGACGCACCTGTCGAAGATGCGGAAACACTCAGCCAACTCCTCCTCGCTCTTGCCCTTGGCGTCCTCTTTCATCTGGCGCACCATCATGACCAAGAACTCCTCGAAGTCGATGGTGCCGCTGCCTGAGGGGAGCGGGTGGTGAGCGGGCCAAGCCCTCGCTGCCACCCTCTCCCCGCcgcccaccctcccaccccccaaggGCCACCCGCTCACCATCCTCATCCACCTCCTCGATGATGGCGTCCAGCTCCTCTTTGGTGGGTGTCTGGCCCAGCATCCTCATCACGGTGCCCAGCTCCTTGACGCTGATGTCCCCGCCGCCATCCGCGTCGAACATGTCGAAGGCGGCTTTGAACTCTGCCAGGGCGAGGAGGGCAGAGGGCCGCGGTGAGCCTGGCGAGACTGTCAGCCTCACATCCACACACTCTCTCCCTGCCTGCCCAGACACCCCAGGTTCGCCCGCACCCCGCTTCCCAGCAGccagccctcccacccccactcaccAGCGATCATCTCCTCGCTGAGGTAGGACCGGGCCTCAGCCTGCTGGTCCGTCTGCAGAAGACACGGGCCATCAAAGAGCCGAAGGGGCAGCCCGGAGTACATTCCTGCCTTCACCCCGTTCTCCTGCACCCCAATTTCTGTACATGCCCCCTAAGTGCCTGCGAGCAACAGCTCCCAGTTGCCCCACTCTGGGCATGCCCCCACAGCACCCAGCCCCACTTTTGAAGAACTGGGGATTATGTCTCGCTTGTCAATCAGAGATCAAGTTAGgaccgccccccctcccccaccttccgcGAATCATTAAATGTGGCCTCATCTCTTCTCAGCAGCTTTTGGGGGATCAGCTGGAATCAGCCGAGTGAGAAGGCTTTGTAAAGTGCCAGCACGATTCCAGCATGGTTTTCCAGTTTCCCCTACCTACTCATCACGCCTGGTACtttaataggtgctcaataaatgtttgtggtcACACAAATAATAATGTGACGGAAAGTTACTGAGTACTGACCAAGGGTCAGGCCATAGACCTGGTACCACCAAGGAGTCAGGCACATTCCCTCCCTCTGAGAACTTACAGAGACAGAGGGTGTAAGCTTCCTTCCGACGACTCAGTCATCGGAGTAAATACCACTCGGTGCTGGGCAGAGTGGGATGTTGGCCTTGTGGGGGTGACAGATGGCTCTGGAGAGTTCCAGTCACATCCAAGTCCAGCCACCCAGCCAGGGCTCTGGACTGAGGCTGGCCGTGAGGGAAGTAGCTGAAGCATCCTAGGAGTCCTTTAGCTGGCTGGCGGGGCctgtcctcctgtctccctcctcccctccccctccccagtcctgAGCCAGAAGGGCAGACTATTTTTAGTCAGGCATGGGCAACAGCAGCTGCCCTCCGGGTCTAGTTACTCCTTGAAGAGAAGCGGGGAGGGCTCTGGGTGGAGAAGCACAGCCTCAAATCCCAGCCCCTCTCAGGGAGGCTGACATCTCTCTAATCCTGCTGTATCATCTTTGGCCCCTTGGAGCTCTGGGGTCCTGCTCCTGAGCAGGCCTCCTGTCTTCCAGAGCGGGGCTTTAGCAAGGCTTCCAGCCCATTCTTCTACCACCACTCACTGCCTTGCTGGATTACCCCCTCTCCACCATGAGCGAGACAAGCTGAGGCCCCTCACAATCCTCTGATCCACACTGCTAGAAGCCTCAGAAGATCTCAGGGAACCAGGATGCCTGGAGGATGGACCCCTGGAACGTCCTCACTAGCCCTCCCCTTCTAATACAAGTCCAAGGCCGTCTTCCAGCCTTCCTCCCAGACACCGGGGTTCCAGGAGCCTTCTGATTCCATCTTCACACATCCAAGTGACTGCCCCACCAAGCACCCAGATCTGAAAGATGCCCAGAAGAGCTCCAGTGAGGGCAGAAAGGAAGTCCCTTCTGGTCCTTACCATTTTGCGTGCCAACCTGGACTCCACCACTGCAGGTCACCTCCGTACACCACCACTCAAAGATGCCCTGGCCCTCTCTAGCCCCTCAGATTTGTAGGggcaccctctcctcccacctccctgctccccaggACCGATGCCCTGGCCAATCAGATCCTGGGGTCAGCGAGCCACCCCCTCCCAGAGTCCTAGCCCATTACCTAATTTAGCCAAGGGCCCTTGCAGAGAAATTTAAGCCTCCGAGCAGGTGGCAGGCCTTGACGTCCTAGATTCTTGTGAGGAGAACCCGCCCTGCTCTGCCGCTCCTAGTGAGCCCCCTACCCTGCCCCCAAGAAGCACACTGGCTCCAAGATGGGTGAGGAAGATCAGGGTAGAGGGAAGTGAGGCAGCATAGTAGCATGGAAGAGCACAGGCCTTGACGTTCAAAACCCAAGATCCAAGTCCTGTCCCTACAAGCTGTGCATACGTGGGCAGGTGGCAATGCCACTCTGAGCTTCAGTGTCCTTGTGTGTGAGATAGGGACAGTCATAACCTCCCTCCCAGAGAAACCGTGGTAAACAGGAGCCTGGGTTTAAGTCACCAGGCTTGTGCCAACTACTTAAAGTCAGTGCTTTGCAAGTGGAGTGTTTTGTCTTTGAATCAGAGACCAGAGGGGGACGGGACAGGAGGAGGGAAAATTGACAGCCTCTGCGACATGCTGCACATGTGCTAAGCGTTTTAATCATCTGATCTCACCCAATACTCATCCTGTGAGGTAGCAACTATGGTTATTCCCCTTTTTACCGGAGAGCTTTGTAAATCATAAAGCTCTATAGTCACGTTGGGGATTCTTATTCATCCTGACTGAGGGGAAGTTGGGGCAGACAGTCCTCCAGGGACCTGTctggaaggaaaaatgaataGAGGGGCCCAGGAAATGGGGTATGCacttggaagagaaagaaacatcGAAAGTAAATTCTTATGTCAAGCTTACCTTGTCCAGGAAAGGAGGTTTGGGGACTCACTTTTTTAAGGGGGAAGGGGAACCAGAGGAGGTTTCCCTAAGTAAATGCAGGTATAGCTGGCCCTTTGCTGGAGCTCAAGGAAGAAGTCTGGAGGAGCTCAGCTGGCCTTCTGGAGAGTGAAGGGGTGGGTGGATCAAGTCAAATACGAAGGGAGACCACCCTGAGAATCCATGGGTCCACCAGGGTGTTGGGATGGGCAACATTCATGGACTCTCATCAAGTAACAGAAAGAGCACGATGATGACTAAACACAGGGTCTGGGGCCAGGGAAAGGGGGCTGGACACCAAGGAAGGTAGATGGACAGTGGCAGCTGGGCTGTCTTCTTGCCCTACATAGATATTCCCAAGGAAAGCTCAGTGGAGCCAGGCCAGGCTAAATAAGGCCTCCCCCAG contains:
- the UBE2C gene encoding ubiquitin-conjugating enzyme E2 C produces the protein MASQNRDPASASVAAARKGAEPSGGAARGPVGKRLQQELMTLMMSGDKGISAFPESDNLFKWVGTIHGAAGTVYEDLRYKLSLEFPSGYPYNAPTVKFLTPCYHPNVDTQGNICLDILKDKWSALYDVRTILLSIQSLLGEPNIDSPLNTHAAELWKNPTAFKKYLQETYSKQVSSQDP
- the TNNC2 gene encoding troponin C, skeletal muscle produces the protein MTDQQAEARSYLSEEMIAEFKAAFDMFDADGGGDISVKELGTVMRMLGQTPTKEELDAIIEEVDEDGSGTIDFEEFLVMMVRQMKEDAKGKSEEELAECFRIFDRNADGYIDAEELAEIFRASGEHVTDEELESLMKDGDKNNDGRIDFDEFLKMMEGVQ